In Candidatus Jordarchaeales archaeon, the following are encoded in one genomic region:
- a CDS encoding radical SAM protein, translating into MLGGFFMVYSWSMAPLLYASIWHCRGFAPPMEVDLKPTLRCNLRCKMCFQRKLSEEDRRRALAEELPTSRYLELLRELSSFGVRRIHVVGGGEPLLREDILEIMGTVKRLGMEGVLTTNGTLLNESVARALIDMGWDVAMFSVDAPTPEVYKEIRGSARMFERVSSAMKELTRVKRLKRAAKPILHIHCVVTKLNYYLLEDMVDFAHNMGAQVLTFDKYYPEDPALVLDENEVRVMVECLKRAAVKAESYGLLVNAKEFLSLYRRPLKGVTCYRPWLSADINHNGDVVPCCYSDVVMGNVKNRSFREVWDGEKYNRLRRVFRRGRLPEFCKECFFYPGLLNDIPFGRQLHAIGLI; encoded by the coding sequence TTGCTGGGAGGGTTCTTCATGGTTTACAGTTGGTCCATGGCTCCGCTTCTCTACGCTTCTATTTGGCATTGTAGGGGTTTTGCTCCTCCGATGGAGGTTGACTTGAAGCCGACGCTCCGCTGCAACCTCCGCTGCAAGATGTGCTTTCAGAGGAAGCTGTCTGAGGAGGACCGTAGGCGCGCCCTAGCGGAGGAGCTCCCCACCAGCCGCTACCTAGAATTGTTGAGGGAGCTCTCGTCTTTCGGCGTTAGGCGCATCCACGTGGTGGGTGGAGGGGAGCCCTTGCTGAGGGAGGATATCCTCGAAATAATGGGCACCGTCAAGAGGCTGGGAATGGAAGGTGTGTTGACGACGAACGGGACGCTTCTCAACGAGTCGGTTGCCCGGGCTTTGATCGACATGGGGTGGGACGTCGCGATGTTCTCTGTCGACGCGCCGACGCCCGAGGTCTACAAGGAGATTAGGGGCTCCGCCCGTATGTTCGAGCGCGTTTCCTCTGCTATGAAGGAACTGACGAGGGTTAAAAGGCTGAAGAGGGCTGCGAAACCCATACTCCACATTCACTGCGTGGTTACGAAGCTCAACTACTACTTGCTCGAGGATATGGTGGACTTCGCCCACAACATGGGGGCGCAAGTGCTCACATTCGACAAGTACTACCCCGAAGACCCCGCCCTAGTGTTGGACGAGAACGAGGTCAGGGTGATGGTTGAGTGCTTGAAAAGGGCGGCCGTTAAAGCTGAGAGTTACGGCTTACTCGTCAACGCTAAAGAATTCCTGTCGCTTTACAGGCGCCCCCTGAAAGGGGTGACTTGTTACAGGCCGTGGCTGTCGGCGGACATAAACCACAACGGCGACGTGGTCCCCTGCTGCTACAGCGATGTGGTGATGGGAAACGTTAAAAACAGAAGCTTCCGCGAGGTCTGGGACGGTGAAAAGTATAACAGGTTGAGGAGGGTTTTCAGGAGGGGGAGGCTCCCAGAGTTCTGCAAGGAGTGCTTCTTCTACCCGGGACTGCTAAACGACATCCCGTTCGGAAGGCAACTCCACGCTATAGGTCTCATCTGA
- a CDS encoding metallophosphoesterase, translated as MSRKVRVAAVGDVHSPRYFDLLLETLKEGLEVDLLMLAGDMVDKGKVDEYPKVLDLIESRVDAPIVACFGNEEYEDLHDKVREVCSGRVVFLEEEAFTLSVGGVSLGIVGSKGSLDRPTWWQSRNVPGIRELYAARAEKVKEKVSKLDTTYRGLLTHYAPTYCNLEGEKPSAWPEMASRMYEPVLEMVDFAVHGHAHKGKTFCEFKGVPVFNVALPAAKSVTVFEVPARKVRLDAFFR; from the coding sequence TTGAGTAGGAAGGTTAGGGTTGCCGCCGTCGGGGACGTGCACTCCCCCCGCTACTTTGACCTACTCCTTGAAACATTGAAGGAGGGGCTTGAAGTCGACTTGCTGATGCTCGCGGGAGACATGGTCGACAAGGGGAAGGTCGATGAGTACCCGAAGGTCCTAGACCTGATCGAAAGCCGCGTCGACGCCCCCATAGTGGCTTGCTTTGGAAACGAGGAGTACGAGGACTTGCATGACAAGGTAAGGGAGGTTTGCAGTGGAAGAGTGGTCTTCTTGGAGGAGGAGGCCTTCACGCTAAGCGTGGGAGGCGTAAGTTTGGGCATAGTTGGGTCTAAGGGTTCACTTGACAGGCCCACGTGGTGGCAGTCCAGGAACGTGCCGGGAATAAGGGAGCTGTACGCTGCTAGAGCTGAGAAGGTGAAGGAAAAGGTTTCCAAGCTCGACACGACGTATAGGGGGCTGCTGACGCACTATGCTCCAACCTACTGCAACCTGGAGGGGGAAAAGCCTTCAGCTTGGCCGGAGATGGCGTCTAGGATGTATGAGCCGGTGCTCGAAATGGTGGACTTCGCGGTCCACGGCCACGCTCACAAGGGCAAAACGTTCTGCGAGTTTAAAGGGGTCCCCGTGTTCAACGTGGCGCTGCCAGCCGCTAAGAGCGTGACAGTGTTCGAGGTCCCAGCGAGAAAGGTTAGGCTGGACGCGTTCTTCAGATGA